A genomic segment from Danio aesculapii chromosome 17, fDanAes4.1, whole genome shotgun sequence encodes:
- the LOC130244105 gene encoding uncharacterized protein LOC130244105, which translates to MKMSNFERTLAENVRRHRIIYDPNLHDHGDLELTQTAWNDISAATGKNEAECRKAWKNLRDKFVRIKRKIHTSSKDPGSYRKIVAELGWLCQYVKHREKSLNAKDGCKGVPFEEFIKTESLQMSSASGTSETGTSDNPSPLSLMPSSPVPSTPVLSTQSTLVPATSSTPPPPCPSPKCYASPCLVSAFSVQNISPSSNASPSSSDLMPKRKSTTEAGLLNILEQLEWTREKIAHQDSEDFRFASVIVDMLAKIDPRLKSEVKFKIYQILYEAEQRTNK; encoded by the exons ATGAAAATGAGTAACTTCGAGAGGACGTTGGCAGAGAACGTGCGGCGACACCGGATCATCTATGACCCGAATCTGCACGATCATGGTGACCTTGAGTTGACACAAACTGCGTGGAACGATATCTCCGCCGCCACCGGGAAAAACGAAGCGGAATGCCGTAAAGCGTGGAAAAATCTAAGAGACAAGTTTGTGAGGATCAAGAGGAAGATCCACACAAGCAGCAAGGATCCAGGCTCATACAGGAAGATCGTGGCAGAGCTGGGGTGGTTGTGCCAATATGTTAAACATCGAGAAAAAAGTCTGAATGCGAAG GATGGATGTAAAGGAGTCCCCTTTGAGGAGTTCATAAAGACAGAGAGCTTACAAATGTCCTCAGCATCAGGAACATCAGAGACTGGGACTTCAGACAACCCTTCACCTCTGTCCCTCATGCCTTCATCACCAGTTCCATCCACTCCTGTTCTCTCTACTCAATCCACTCTTGTTCCTGCTACCTCGTCCACACCGCCTCCACCCTGTCCATCGCCCAAATGTTACGCCTCGCCCTGTTTAGTTTCAGCTTTTTCTGTACAAAACATCTCACCCAGTTCCAATGCCTCACCATCTTCTTCAGATTTGATGCCAAAAAGGAAGTCGACCACTGAAGCCGGCTTGTTGAATATCTTGGAGCAGCTGGAATGGACAAGGGAGAAGATCGCACATCAGGACAGTGAGGATTTCAGATTCGCTTCTGTCATCGTGGACATGTTGGCCAAAATTGACCCTCGACTGAAATCCGAGGTTAAGTTCAAGATATATCAAATACTATATGAGGCTGAACAGAGAACCAACAAGTAA